The proteins below come from a single Falco peregrinus isolate bFalPer1 chromosome Z, bFalPer1.pri, whole genome shotgun sequence genomic window:
- the RPL17 gene encoding 60S ribosomal protein L17, producing MVRYSLDPENPTKSCKSRGSNLRVHFKNTRETAQAIKGMHIRKATKYLKDVTLKKQCVPFRRYNGGVGRCAQAKQWGWTQGRWPKKSAEFLLHMLKNAESNAELKGLDVDSLVIEHIQVNKAPKMRRRTYRAHGRINPYMSSPCHIEMILTEKEQIVPKPEEEVAQKKKISQKKLKKQKLMARE from the exons ATGGTGCGCTACTCGCTAGATCCGGAGAATCCTACGAAAT catgCAAGTCACGGGGATCCAACCTACGTGTGCATTTCAAG AATACTCGAGAGACTGCCCAGGCCATCAAGGGCATGCACATCCGCAAGGCCACCAAGTACCTGAAGGATGTCACCCTGAAGAAGCAGTGTGTTCCCTTCCGTCGCTACAACGGGGGAGTCGGTAGATGTGCCCAG GCCAAGCAGTGGGGCTGGACGCAGGGACGCTGGCCCAAGAAAAGCGCCGAGTTCTTGCTGCACATGCTCAAAAACGCGGAGAGCAATGCTGAGCTCAAG GGTCTTGATGTGGATTCTCTAGTCATTGAGCACATCCAGGTCAACAAGGCTCCCAAAATGCGCCGACGCACCTACAGAGCCCATGGTAGGATCAACCCCTACATGAGCTCTCCCTGCCACATCGAGATGATCCTCACTGAGAAGGAGCAGATTGTTCCCAAGCCAGAGGAAGAAGttgctcaaaagaaaaag ATATcccagaaaaagctgaagaagcaAAAGCTCATGGCTCGGGAATAA